The Acidobacteriota bacterium genomic interval GATGTCCATCCACTGGACCGCCCGGCCGCCGAAGAGCGCCCCGAGGGGGTTCGTGTCGATGGGCAACACGAGGTGGCTGGCCGACGCCCTTCCCTTGCTCAGGTCCAGTTCCATGGTGGCCTCCCGATCGGAACCGCCCCCTCACACATTGAAGCGGAAGAGGCACACGTCGCCTTCCCGCATGACATAGTCCCGCCCCTCGGACCGGTAGAGCCCCCGCTCCTTGACCTTCTTCTCGTCCCGGGAGCAGGCCACCCAGTCCTCGTAGGAGTAGACCTCGAGGCGGATGAAGCCCCGCTCCAGATCCGAATGGATCTTGCCCGCGGCCTGGGGCGCCCGGGTGCCGCGCGCGATGGTCCAGGCGCGGGTCTCCTTTTCGCCGGCCGTGAGGAAGGTCATGAGGTCCAGGGAGGAGAAGGCGGCGTGGATCAGCTTGGAGAGACCCGATTCGCTCAGGCCGTAGGCCGCCATGAATTCCTGCCGGTCGGCCTCGGGCAGGAGGGCCATTTCGGCCTCCACCTTTCCGCAGATTCTCAGGCAAGCGCGGCCTTCGCGCGCCGCCAGGGCCTCCAGGGCGGAAGCGTGAGGGTGGCCCGGATCGAGGCCGGCTTCGTCCACGTTGGCCACGTAAATGACGGGCTTGACGGTGAGGAGGAACAGGTCGGACAGGAGGGGCGCCTCTTCGGGGCGGACCTCCGCCTGGGCGGCGAAGCGTCCCTCCTCCAGGACCGCCTTGAGTCGTTCCAGGACTTCCATGAGTTTCCGGGCGGGCGCGTCCCCCGAACGGGCCAGCTTGATCGTCCGCTCCATCCGCCGCTCCACGGCCGACAGATCGGCGAGGGCCAACTCGAGGTTCACCGTCTCGGCGTCACGGACGGGATCCACGGAGCCCTCTTCGTGGGGAACGTTCGGGTCGTCGAAGCACCGCACCACGTGGACGACGGCGTCCACTTCCCGGATGTGGGCCAGGAACTGGTTTCCGAGCCCTCCGCCTCGAGACGAGCCCCGGACCAGGCCGGCCACGTCCACGAACTGGAGGGTCGTAGGGGTGATCTTCTTCGACTTGAAGACCCGCCCGAGATCCGCCAGCCGCGGGTCAGGCACCTGGGCCTGGCCGATGTTCGGATCCGACGAGGCGCCCGTAAAGCCGCCCACCTCCGCGCTCGACGCGGTGAGGGCGTTGAAAATGGTCGTCTTGCCCGCCTTGGCCGACCCCACGATGCCGCACGACAACGCCATGCTTCCCTCCGGCCCGCGCCACCGGAACCCGCCGGGGACGCGGCCATCCTAGCACAGGCGCCGCGGATTGCGCTCCCATCCTGGAAGCATCCTTGACAGGGGACGCGCTTCTGTCCTCTCCGCGTCGACACTTCGGGCACGCTCCGCGCAGGGCCCTTGACAAGCAGGCGGGGGGCTCCCATGTTGGGAGGAAACGGAGGCGAGGATGTACACGGTGAAGGTGGATTACAACGAGTGCGAGGACAACAGGATGTGCCTGGAAGTGTGCCCCGAGGACGTTTTCGAGGTCGTGAATTCGCTCATCAAGGTCGTCCGCGAGGAGAGCTGCACGGGCTGCAACCTCTGCGTGGAGAACTGCCCACAGGGCGCCATCACCGTGGATTGAGGAACTGGGTTCTCGGCGGCCGATCTTCCCTGGCTCCGCGTCTCCCGTCTCACGTCTCCCGTCCCCCCTCTCCCGTCTAACGTCTCGCGATTCTCCCCAGGATCTCCGTCGTCGCGTGGTTTTTCGGGTCGCCTACGATGGCCACCCGGCCGCCGTGAGCCCGGACGGCCTCCCGTTCGGGAACGGTCTCGGCCGTGTAGTCGGTGCCCTTGCAGTGGACGTCGGGTTCCAGGGCCTCGATGAGGGGGACCACGGTGTCCTCCGGAAAAACGGTCACGTAATCCACGCAGGCCAGCGAGGCCACGATCTCGGCACGGTCCGCCTCGGTCTGCAGGGGCCGTCCCTCGCCCTTGAGGCGGCGCACGGAGGCATCCGCGTTCACCGCCACCAGGAGGAGGTCTGCCTCGGCCTTGGCCCCCTGAAGGTACCGCACGTGGCCCACGTGGAGGAGATCGAAGCACCCGTTGGCGAGCGCCAGGGTCTTGCCCGAGCGGCTGGCGCGGGACAGGAGAACCTCGGCCTCCTGGCGCGTCAGGACTTTTCTGGCGACGGCTTCGGAGAAGCCGGTCCCGGGAGTCCCCATCAGAGCCGCCCCTCCCCCCAGGCCTGGAGGGTCCGCTTCAATTCGACCACACTCGTGGTGGCCGTGCCGTGCTTCTGGACCACGATGCCTCCCGCCACATTGGCCAGGGCGGCCGCCTCGAGAAAGGAGGCCCCGGAGCAGAGCGCAAGGACGTACGTGCTGATGACCGTGTCGCCCGCTCCCGTCACGTCCACCACCTGGTCGGAGCCGACGATCGGAAGGAGAACCGGCGGAGCCCCTTCCTCGAAAAGGGCCATCCCGCGGGCCCCCCGGGTCACGAGGAGGGCTTTCAAGCCCTGCCGGGCTCGAAGCGCCTCCCCCCTCACCGCCAGGCCGGCCTCGTCGTCTCCGGCCGGAGCGCCGCAGGCGTCGTCGAACTCCTCCTCGTTGGGCGTGGCCGTCGTGAGCCCGGAATAGCGGAGGAGGCCAAAGCGCGAGTCGAGGGCCACGATGGGGACCTTTTCCACGCAGTCCGGACTCCAGGCCGCCTCCACGAGCCCGTACCCGTAGTCCGAGAGAACCAGGGCCCGGGCCCCGCGCGCGGCCGCCTCCAGGCGCGTGCGAACCTGGGCCAGGAGGTCGCCGGGG includes:
- a CDS encoding adenylyltransferase/cytidyltransferase family protein, which gives rise to MGTPGTGFSEAVARKVLTRQEAEVLLSRASRSGKTLALANGCFDLLHVGHVRYLQGAKAEADLLLVAVNADASVRRLKGEGRPLQTEADRAEIVASLACVDYVTVFPEDTVVPLIEALEPDVHCKGTDYTAETVPEREAVRAHGGRVAIVGDPKNHATTEILGRIARR
- the ychF gene encoding redox-regulated ATPase YchF, with product MALSCGIVGSAKAGKTTIFNALTASSAEVGGFTGASSDPNIGQAQVPDPRLADLGRVFKSKKITPTTLQFVDVAGLVRGSSRGGGLGNQFLAHIREVDAVVHVVRCFDDPNVPHEEGSVDPVRDAETVNLELALADLSAVERRMERTIKLARSGDAPARKLMEVLERLKAVLEEGRFAAQAEVRPEEAPLLSDLFLLTVKPVIYVANVDEAGLDPGHPHASALEALAAREGRACLRICGKVEAEMALLPEADRQEFMAAYGLSESGLSKLIHAAFSSLDLMTFLTAGEKETRAWTIARGTRAPQAAGKIHSDLERGFIRLEVYSYEDWVACSRDEKKVKERGLYRSEGRDYVMREGDVCLFRFNV
- a CDS encoding PfkB family carbohydrate kinase, encoding MSAGISAKTVDLRDRWRRLADVADAFAGTPVAVLGDLVLDRFWYGAVQRISREAPVPIVRLTRARLLPGCAANTVWNLAALGADVRPVGVAGEDETGRQLLDLFRERGLSVDGIVSRPGWETPTKTRVLAGTLHGPRQQLVRVDSGEENALPGDLLAQVRTRLEAAARGARALVLSDYGYGLVEAAWSPDCVEKVPIVALDSRFGLLRYSGLTTATPNEEEFDDACGAPAGDDEAGLAVRGEALRARQGLKALLVTRGARGMALFEEGAPPVLLPIVGSDQVVDVTGAGDTVISTYVLALCSGASFLEAAALANVAGGIVVQKHGTATTSVVELKRTLQAWGEGRL
- a CDS encoding 4Fe-4S binding protein produces the protein MYTVKVDYNECEDNRMCLEVCPEDVFEVVNSLIKVVREESCTGCNLCVENCPQGAITVD